From Bicyclus anynana chromosome 7, ilBicAnyn1.1, whole genome shotgun sequence, the proteins below share one genomic window:
- the LOC112043587 gene encoding uncharacterized protein LOC112043587, whose protein sequence is MSAMSGMSATASEPGDAAPERSRPARSFRLRFAAQREPGRSDVSAVKPLGLPTVVRGGMYGRESREDEERVQSALRRVQRMFDAGPRDRLAEPLTTQHEYGWWGAPPPAPRDPRLEHHIRDSAWLKERLRILAADHGLCRR, encoded by the exons ATGTCGGCCATGTCGGGGATGTCGGCGACGGCGAGCGAGCCCGGGGACGCCGCGCCGGAGCGCTCGCGGCCCGCGCGCTCCTTCCGCCTGCGCTTCGCCGCGCAGCGCGAGCCGGGCCGCTCCGACGTGTCCGCGGTCAAGCCCCTCGGCCTGC CGACTGTGGTGCGCGGCGGGATGTACGGGCGCGAGTCGCGCGAGGACGAGGAGCGTGTGCAGAGCGCGCTGCGGCGCGTGCAGCGCATGTTCGACGCCGGTCCTCGCGACAGGCTCGCCGAGCCGCTCACCACACAGCACGA gtatggctggtggggcGCTCCCCCGCCCGCGCCCCGCGACCCGCGCCTGGAGCACCACATCCGCGACTCGGCCTGGCTCAAGGAGCGCCTGCGGATATTGGCCGCTGACCATGGCCTGTGTCGCCGCTGA